The Homalodisca vitripennis isolate AUS2020 chromosome 7, UT_GWSS_2.1, whole genome shotgun sequence DNA segment atttgctaacgctcgtGCCAAATGCATAGTGACATGCATCATAATCGAATTccgtgttgctaatatataaatcttCATACAAAATATCAGTCTATAGACCAGTTCTTTTCCAAGCTATCATAAAGACACACAAAACTAAGTGATTAGACTtagctaacgctcatccaataaaAACTCCCTTCATCAAAGCAGTTAAAGGATTAAAATACTTGAGACTATTGTTATTAACATTGTAGAATAATAgcaaatttttcaacaaattaatatttactattacaatAGAAGTGAACACAAAAGTATGTGGTATAACTTACCCGCATACACTTCTTTTATTGAAGAACAATCGTACGATTCGATGTTCTCCAAGTGTGTGCACTGAATCATCGCCCCTATGCTCAGAAACCAGCCGTCTGCCTGCAGGGACAACCACCAATGTACTCGTATGTAGTTCTCACCATCAAcgtacaaatatataacaaacaaaataaccgGACTTAGTTAAGGATGTTTCCAGTAGAGATACCTCGAACCGGATAAACACTGAACATACTAGAAGATAGAGTGTTTTGTACAAGGATGAATAAGCTTTTTCTACATTCACTTTCCCACGGAAGCATCTTATCTTTCAGAGAGAAGATGTTCGGTTGGTCATCACAAATCATTATTATTTGAAGAAACATCTCCTTCAAGTGGGTATCCTATGAATAATTCACTCTGTAACGAAGACAACACTGCGGAACACTTGCTGTTTGACTGGCCTGTACTAGCTAACAGTCCACTCACAATTCTTGGCACTTGTGTCACTTCTGAAACTGTAAACTGCTCAAGCctcatttcataattttagggTGCAATAAAGTCTCTTGGGACTTTTGATAATAGACAATGGTCAATATAGCTTGGACTTGACCATAGCTTTTGGTTAAAATCAGAGTTGAATGTTAATTCAAGTTTGACTGTAACACAtagataaaaatgttgtaatatttttaagtaataggCTTCGAAATTTTAGAGACGTATAATTTTTCAACATGTTACCCATTAGAGATGTGGCATAGCAATCTTTTCCAAACATTCCAGACAATATTTTGGATAAGGGCGGCAGTAAGAATTCGCTTTTTCGCCTGTACTAGCAGGAAAGTTATGTTTCATAAGTACTTATTGAGTTCAATGCATCGTACACTAATGTTATCATAGGTTTGAAACAGCGGAAGACACATTCTAGGATTGCTATACCTACCGTTCATCCTTATAAAATATCTGTGATGTCTGTATGAGTTGTATTCAAAAGTTCAAGATATAACCATTTTACATCTTACTTGATATTTCTGGACCAATTTGACATTTTCTCTTGTCTCCGTTGCATTGCTCATGACGACCGTGTAACTGTTGAGAATTGGAGATATGAAAGTCATCACACCCGTATACCAGTAGAAAGGAGATGCGTTAAACAGAGTTTTTTACATGCGGTGCGAATCTGGAACCAAGCAATGTTTCTGACGTTTATACTGTTGAGAATTGGAGATACGTGAGTCATCACACCCGTATGCCAGTAGAAAGGAGATGCGTTAAACAGAGTTTTTACATGCGGTGCGAATCTGTAACCAAACAAGGTTTCTGACGTTTATACTGTTAAGAATTGGAGATACGTGAGTCATCACACCCGTATACCAGTAGAAAGGAGATGCGTTAAACAGAGTTTTTACATGCGGTGCGAATCTGTAACCAAACAAGGTTTCTGACGTTTATACTGTTAAGAATTGGAGATACGTGAGTCATCACACCCGTATACCAGTAGAAAGGAGATGCGTTAAACAGAGTTTTTACATGCGGTGCGAATCTGTAACCAAACAAGGTTTCTGACGTTTATACTGTTAAGAATTGGAGATACGTGAGTCATCACACCCGTATGCCAGTAGAAAGGAGATGCGTTAAACAGAGTTTTTACATGCGGTGCGAATCTGTAACCAAACAAGGTTTCTGACGTTTATAACTGTTAAGAATTGGAGATACGTGAGTCATCACACCCGTATACCAGTAGAAAGGAGATGCGTTAAACAGAGTTTTTACATGCGGTGCGAATCTGTAACCAAACAAGGTTTCTGACGTTTATAACTGTTAAGAATTGGAGATACGTGAGTCATCACACCCGTATGCCAGTAGAAAGGAGATGCGTTAAACAGAGTTTTTACATGCGGTGCGAATCTGTAACCAAACAAGGTTTCTGACGTTTATACTGTTAAGAATTGGAGATACGTGAGTCATCACACCCGTATGCCAGTAGAAAGGAGATGCGTTAAACAGAGTTTTTACATGCGGTGCGAATCTGTAACCAAACAAGGTTTCTGACGTTTATACTGTTAAGAATTGGAGATACGTGAGTCATCACACCCGTATGCCAGTAGAAAGGAGATGCGTTAAACAGAGTTTTTACATGCGGTGCGAATCTGTAACCAAACAAGGTTTCTGACGTTTATACTGTTAAGAATTGGAGATACGTGAGTCATCACACCCGTATGCCAGTAGAAAGGAGATGCGTTAAACAGAGTTTTTTACATGCGGTGCGAATCTGTAACCAAACAAGGTTTCTGACGTTTATACTGTTAAGAATTGGAGATACGTGAGTCATCACACCCGTATGCCAGTAGAAAGGAGATGCGTTAAACAGAGTTTTTACATGCGGTGCGAATCTGTAACCAAACAAGGTTTCTGACGTTTATACTGTTAAGAATTGGAGATACGTGAGTCATCACACCCGTATGCCAGTAGAAAGGAGATGCGTTAAACAGAGTTTTTACATGCGGTGCGAATCTGTAACCAAACAAGGTTTCTGACGTTTATACTGTTAAGAATTGGAGATACGTGAGTCATCACACCCGTATGCCAGTAGAAAGGAGATGCGTTAAACAGAGTTTTTACATGCGGTGCGAATCTGTAACCAAACAAGGTTTCTGACGTTTATACTGTTAAGAATTGGAGATACGTGAGTCATCACACACCCGTATGCCAGTAGAAAGGAGATGCGTTAAACAGAGTTTTTACATGCGGTGCGAATCTGTAACCAAACAAGGTTTCTGACGTTTATACTGTTAAGAATTGGAGATACGTGAGTCATCACACCCGTATGCCAGTAGAAAGGAGATGCGTTAAACAGAGTTTTTACATGCGGTGCGAATCTGTAACCAAACAAGGTTTCTGACGTTTATACTGTTAAGAATTGGAGATACGTGAGTCATCACACCCGTATGCCAGTAGAAAGGAGATGCGTTAAACAGAGTTTTTACATGCGGTGCGAATCTGTAACCAAACAAGGTTTCTGACGTTTATACTGTTAAGAATTGGAGATACGAGAGTCATCACACCCGTATGCCAGTGCATGCGGTGCATCTGACAAGGTTTCTGACGAGATACGTGAGTCATCACACCCGTATGCCAGTAGAAAGGAGATGCGTTAAACAGAGTTTTTACATGCGGTGCGAATCTGTAACCAAACAAGGTTTCTGACGTTTATACTGTTAAGAATTGGAGATACGTGAGTCATCACACCCGTATGCCAGTAGAAAGGAGATGCGTTAAACAGAGTTTTTACATGCGGTGCGAATCTGTAACCAAACAAGGTTTCTGACGTTTATACTGTTAAGAATTTGAGATACGTGAGTCATCACACCCTTATAACAAAGTAAAAGAGATGCATTAACAGTTTCTACATGCGGTGCGAATCTGGAACCAAGCAAAGTTTCTTACGCGAATAActgtaaagaattataaaaatattaaagtcatCACACCCTTATACCAGAATAAAAGAGATGCATTGAACAGTTTCTACATGCGGTGCGAATCTGGAACCAAGCAATGTTTCTTATGTGAATAATTGTAAagggttataaaaataaaagtcatcACACCCGTATAGTAATAGAAAAAAGATGCATTGAACAGAGTTTTTATCTGCGGCACAAATCCGTAAACTATCAAGGTTTGTGACGTGAATAACTGTTTTACTAATATTGTTCTATGATAATGTTAGGATTTATacacaaataaagaaaactttagatACTAGGAAATAATGTATTGGCGAGCCCAGATGATCAAGTGAAATGGCAGATGAGAAAAGGTAAATTTATGggaaaaaacatacattttctagATAAGATATATTGAAAACCATTTTGCATTCCTAGAGTTGGTAATTGgaattaaggttttttttatttcgttgacTGAAGTGGATTATATAGCAAATTCTAGAAGTAGCACGTCAGTTGTAAACGAGAAGAAATACTCCAAAGCTCTCTACTTAAACCTCAAAAGACGCAGAAAAAGAAGTAACACGTTTTAAACTTTGTAGTTGATACTATGAACAATACGTTGATCGATTTCTGGACGGAAATAGCTATCCTTTGAAATAGAAATAACAATCAGTGGTAAGAGAGACCACAGGTGGTTTGATGCCGGGAGCAGAATCTACAGAATGACCCAAGTCAATCTTTAACACTTCATCGTAAGCGTCCAACACCACAACTATTCCTACAGGCGATCGGTAAGGTCGCAAACGTTTCCGATATTGAGGCCAACTATTGAGGCCGGGAGCAGAATCTACAGAATGACCCAAGTCAATCTTTAACACTTCATCGTAAGCGTCCAACACCACGAGCAACTATTCCTACAGGCGATCGGTAAGGTCGCAAACGTTTCCGATATTGAGGCCAACTATTGAGGCCGGGAGCAGAATCTACAGAATGACCCAAGTCAATCTTTAACACTTCATCGTAAGCGTCCAACACCACAACTATTCCTACAGGCGATCGGTAAGGTCGCAAACGTTTCCGATATTGAGGCCAACTATTGAGGCTGGAGCATAGATTTTTCGTATTAGTGACAATTAATGGAACCCAAAATGGACCAGTTGGAGTAAACAAGAAAGAGGTAGCAAAGTGAATTCTTCTAGGATTGTTTCAGTTATATGAGCTTCGCTTCATATGAGCGAATATTAATTGATCGATTTTTTACGTCATTATTGttgaatagtaataataagtttttgaaatatgtGGTTTTTCAAAgccaatttatattattattgaaaatataattttgatttcaatttattacttGATCGTGAGTGATTTAGTTCAATAGACTCCCGCAAAGCTCGGTGAAAACATATAAAACAGCAGATTTTCTTCTTAGAGGCTAATTATCAAAGGACCATTATATTTAATCACAATGATTCatactacttttatttttaatcaggATGCTAAGTAAAAAAATCGATAAAGCTGTACATGTACTTTCTTTGTAGAGTTCAAATACTAAAATCTAACAGCTTTTCATCTTCTTTTAGGGTTCTTAAATCTATTAAACGTGATCGCTTTGACAGGCGCCATTTTCCGTCAATATTCTCGATTGTACGTTAACAACTTTTCGTCCAAGAGTCAATACCACCGGCCCACCTAGGAGATTCGTCTAACCCTTCTACAGTAAATACTCAGGTGTAACGTCTCTCTCTTGGAGATTATGGTATTTAATTAATCACCCCTACAAGTCTAGGAACAATTAGAATACCATAGATCTGACAGTGGAGTTTCCAGTTAGTCCAACCAGTTAGTCAAGCAGACAACCGGTTCCTTGAAGAGTTAAATTTAGGTCTAATATTTTAGATACATAGAACTGAATATTGTAGCTTACGATTCCACACGCAATCCCAACACTACAATACTTACAAGACTCCCATGAGCGTGATCGCAGTGTCTGACATCTGTATGCCCTTAGGTTCACCCGTGGTTCCACTGGAGAACAGAATGATGGAAACGTGTTCCTCTGGGTTGAGCACTTTGTACGTGACACACTCCTCCTCTGAGGTGATGATGGCATTCATCTGAGGATCTTCCGAGTCGATGACGGCCACCAGCGAAGGTGGGGTATCCATGCTGCTCAGAGACGCCTTCACTAGTTCAGAATACTTCTTGTGAAAGAATGCAGCTTTCACTCGGTGCCCTTTCGTCATCTCGTGTATAATATCCGCCTCTgcaaacaaatagtttatttctaattggaaattatattatattagagaGAACAAAACTAATGTCTTACGGAATCGCAATGGTGAACTAAACGCTGGATTTGTAATTGCAGTTTTCCCCACAGCTCTCTCTTAGACTTAATAAGAATGCctgattaaagtaaataatatgtgTGAAACTATTACtgtggtatattatatatttacatttgtatttgatatgtaaattttatatttaaataagaaagaGATTAAACTGATATACATGGAGTTTTTATGTGAAAGTTTTAGGAACGTAATTGTACTTcgatacacattttatattattacaaaaagtggTCTATTTTCCACTGAAGTGGatctttcatttaatttacaacatGAAGTTTCATCTCTGAATATtctgttttttactattttattttcaaatacgagtatgtacaataattaaatttagcaaaTATGCCTATATCTTTTTGAAACGTAATATTTTGGGATACCTgctcaataattttttaatagactattgtttcataaacgtaatttaagtTTTCGTTCTACATATCTGAAGATTCAAACACCAATAAAAATCAATTCAACATTTTTTGGTTCcattttttttatgagaaaataaGTTTGTTGTTTCCCAAAAAATGTTTCATGTAAATTGCCTAACATGATATACGAGCTAACACCTCTATTAgctttcttattattatttcaggttttataattaataattaattatacttggCTTAAGGTCGTCCATTTATACTTCTTTTATTTAAGTGAAAGAAGCTTTTTTGGTAGGAAAACATTCTAAACCAATATTATAAGCAGAACCAATTGTCATGTAACATACTATACAGCAGAGGAAAATTAGTTGTAGGTCTAAATATTGGTACatttaaattgcattattaaagcttgaaaagtatttaaaaattacttccaGGAGGGCAGAGAACAGCAGTAGCTCCAGTGAACATGATGCCCAGCAGTAGCGAGTATGACAATATGCTCTTGTCACAGCACAACACTATGTAGTCTCCTGCAGATATACCAGCGCTTTGCAGTCCTGCAGCCGCGGCGGTACTTTGCTGCAGAATATCCGCGAAACTCGCAGTCTTCCCTGTCTGTCCCTCGACCTGAGTACAGAATATACAATCAGGAGGGCAGAGAACAGCAGTAGCTCCAGTGAACATGACGCCCAGCAGTAGTGAGTATGACCAATGAATACTGTATTCGTTGGTATGACACAGCACATCACTACGTAGTCTCCTGCAGTTATACCAGCGCTTTGCAGTCCTGCCCCAACGGTACTCTACAGCAGAATATCCGCGAAACTCGCATCGCTGAGTACAGCTCAGGAGGGGCAGTAGCTCCAGTGAACATGCGCCAATGAATACTCGTTGGTATGACACAGCACATCACTACGTAGTCTCCTGCAGTTATACCAGCGCTTTGCAGTCCTGCAGCCCCAACGGTACTCTACAGCAGAATATCCGCGAAACTCGCAGTCTTCCCTGTCTGTCCCTCGACCTGAGTACAAAGGGCCGAGATCGTGACGTCCATCAGCGTAGAGTACGACTTAGTCAGTAACAATAACCACATAGCGTCCATGCCGACTAGAAACAACTATCAGTATTTATTCTTAGATTAACGGCCAAGTAGTTTAACTAGTTTGCATCATTACAgtagtaaaacatattattacttCAATCAATccaaattattcaattattgaattgttactggatctatttatttttcaggcatgaatttattgaatgttcagacgattaattaatttaaatttatgtgtgggtgtttgtaaagttaaaagttttattttaggatttgagaagttatgtttttaaatgaagtaaattaataaattattatttagtagttttttaaatacatattgtttttaataatttatatattaactttcagttttgtttaataaaccgtttgatccattttcaattaaattttaaatgttaagtaaaatatCTTTTCCCAACACCTAAATGTCTAGATGAGATTAGGCTTCATAGTATGAACCGAAAGATAAAGGAGCGTTTCTTAATCAATTATCCGTTATTGCAGTGAATAGTAGATAGGATGACTGGAGGTCAAACGTCTTTTATTCCTGTGTCTAAACGTAAAGTaggaaatatatatgttatatgttaaaactGCTGCTTTATTTTTCCAACATGAGCTGTACACCTTTTTAGGACGATTATTTCGGCGAGTGacagtttacaatttaatatgaCAGCTATCTTTTTCTAATGTAGATATGAGGTCAATGTAGCgtaataattgttcttttagGCTAGATAATTGTCAATTAGTCAGTAAAGTATTTAAGATAAACTAATTCAactattacaactattattatttgttactctCATAAGTAAATGTAAGTATATTATCCCTTCAGTGTCAGTTATTAGACGCTGAACAAGCAGAGAGTATTAGTACACAAAACACTTATCACGTGTCGTTTTAATTGGCTAGAAATTACAGCAATTATAACGTCTACCATAATTTCCACTTTTTACTTACTGTACAGTCTACTATTCAGAACTTTATACAGTCGCTCtctgaaataaaaacgttagtATACAGGCAGGTGTTGTGTcttaaaatatatctcaaaatggtcacaagcaataataaaacacacacaaattatgTCACAGCACAAAACTATTACATATTCTTCTGTAGTCACATCAGCTCTTGGTGCAGGCTCACAGTCGAGACAGTGTCCTGTCCAAAACTCGTAAATCCTGTACATTTCCCGTCTCCACGAACACAAAACTACGTGAAACTACTACCCCTGAAGTAAGAGTATTTTTAATGCACTTAAAAGATAATTAGAATAATGTACGTTTCTTAATCTACTGTATTTCTTAACTGAGGTAAAACGGGTTACTGATTATCATATGATAAGTATGAAATGAGGTATTACCACTACAGTTGCATCTCCACCTTTACGAAGAGACGCCTCCAACAGGTCAAGAACGGAAATGTTCCGCCGGAAGTGGGGAAGTGCCTTCTCAACATCCGGCCCCTTCAAGTAAGACATAGTATGTCACTTGTTGAACAGTAAGGCTGACTGCAGATTATTTCTTCACGGGATGGCGCTCGTATCTTGACAACTATACACAGACAAATTGTTTGTACAGCGATAGTGTGTTGTGTGTggttttataatgataatatgaGTATTCAAGTATCATTGATTACATCTGATCCCTGCACCCGTCAAGAAATTAAAGTGCAAGATGAACTCCCATTTGATAGCATATACATCTAGCCTACTGACTCACTACTTATAGTTAAACTACCGTAGTTTACTAATGAACAATGACAGAAGACGGTCAGAATAATGTAAGACAAGCACACATAAAGCAATGCAAATATAGTGCCTAACAGATGATTTTAGAGTTGAAGTTGTTTCGAATAAGAGTGATGTGGGTGGCTAAATATATGTACTCTAAGATAGTTTCTGAAGCATATTCCGATAAGATCTTTGAATACATTGACTCATTAATAACTATATGGATATTGTAGAATATACTTCGCTCAGCACTTGGTACTGCAGTACCACGACATAAACATGTAAATGTGAGAGTTTATTAAATCTTCATAACATTATACGAATATTTGGGTGTTTTAAAGGATTTAGTTTAAATTCGAGCATGCAATGAAAATTCCAGTCCTTAACGTTCCATACTATGAGTTATACTGGAAGTTCAAATCAAATAACTTCTGAAAATGTGCTATCAAGATTCCGTAAGATTCGATTCGGCTTACATGACTGTACCTGTGA contains these protein-coding regions:
- the LOC124367013 gene encoding 4-coumarate--CoA ligase 1-like isoform X2; protein product: MSYLKGPDVEKALPHFRRNISVLDLLEASLRKGGDATVVVEGQTGKTASFADILQQSTAAAAGLQSAGISAGDYIVLCCDKSILSYSLLLGIMFTGATAVLCPPGKADIIHEMTKGHRVKAAFFHKKYSELVKASLSSMDTPPSLVAVIDSEDPQMNAIITSEEECVTYKVLNPEEHVSIILFSSGTTGEPKGIQMSDTAITLMGVLFAPHVKTLFNASPFYWHTGVMTHVSPILNSINVRNLVWLQIRTACKNSV